A part of Paenibacillus sp. 481 genomic DNA contains:
- a CDS encoding bifunctional folylpolyglutamate synthase/dihydrofolate synthase translates to MSEATMTEIASFERVEQAIDWINSLIPFGIRPGLERIQLMMDKLGNPQRSLKFIHVAGTNGKGSTCAMLTSALLACGYDVGTFTSPYIEKFTNRFKYNNEDIPDSTLLRLTNEIKPIVEQIAATPLGSPTMFEVATAIAIMYYATVAYPDVVVFETGLGGRLDVTNIVTPIVSIITNIGHDHTDILGDTIEQIAAEKAGIIKPGVPIVSAVEQPEAIEVIRRKAAECSSSLYLMNEQYKVVPHHIVENEQTFTFTGPFRTMEQVAITMNGAHQLKNAAVVLMALEVLRQYMAFVIDDDTLLAGMHQAAWPGRLEMVSHTPRILLDGAHNPEGALTLAQALRDTYRYKGLHIMIGMLSTKHHEDVLRHILPLADTLIFTEPDFRKKMSAMDLSLIAERMLATAERRPHIMVESDWREALKRLKEITQPEDLAVVTGTLYLIADVRSHVLHRTDSEKGW, encoded by the coding sequence ATGTCGGAAGCAACCATGACGGAAATTGCATCGTTTGAACGCGTTGAACAGGCTATTGATTGGATAAATTCTTTAATTCCGTTCGGAATTCGCCCTGGATTAGAGCGGATACAATTGATGATGGACAAGCTCGGTAATCCACAGCGAAGTCTGAAATTTATCCATGTTGCTGGGACGAATGGAAAAGGATCTACGTGTGCGATGCTAACAAGCGCATTACTTGCATGTGGATACGATGTGGGTACATTCACATCACCTTACATTGAGAAATTCACGAACCGATTTAAATACAACAATGAAGATATTCCTGATTCAACGCTGCTTCGTCTGACAAACGAAATCAAGCCAATCGTTGAGCAGATTGCTGCAACTCCACTCGGTTCACCGACGATGTTCGAAGTTGCTACAGCAATTGCGATTATGTATTACGCAACCGTTGCTTACCCAGACGTTGTCGTCTTTGAGACAGGCTTAGGTGGAAGATTGGACGTTACGAATATCGTAACGCCGATTGTGTCTATCATTACGAATATTGGTCATGACCACACAGATATTCTCGGAGATACGATTGAGCAGATTGCAGCTGAGAAGGCAGGCATTATTAAGCCAGGTGTACCGATCGTGAGCGCGGTGGAACAACCGGAAGCGATTGAAGTGATTCGACGCAAAGCTGCGGAATGCTCTTCATCGCTATATCTCATGAACGAGCAATACAAAGTGGTTCCACATCATATTGTAGAAAATGAACAAACGTTCACGTTTACAGGTCCGTTCCGTACAATGGAACAAGTTGCGATAACGATGAACGGTGCGCATCAGCTTAAAAATGCGGCAGTCGTATTAATGGCGCTGGAAGTACTGCGTCAATACATGGCATTCGTTATCGATGACGATACCCTTTTAGCAGGCATGCACCAAGCTGCATGGCCTGGAAGGCTAGAAATGGTCAGTCATACGCCGCGTATTTTACTTGATGGCGCGCACAATCCTGAGGGAGCTTTGACGCTTGCACAAGCGCTGCGTGACACGTATCGCTACAAAGGTTTGCATATCATGATCGGAATGCTGTCAACAAAGCATCACGAAGACGTTTTACGTCATATACTACCATTAGCAGATACACTCATTTTTACTGAACCGGATTTCCGAAAAAAAATGAGTGCAATGGACTTGAGTCTTATTGCGGAGCGTATGCTTGCCACAGCCGAGCGCCGACCTCACATTATGGTGGAGTCCGACTGGCGCGAGGCTTTGAAGCGGCTTAAGGAGATAACCCAACCTGAAGATTTAGCGGTTGTCACCGGCACCTTATATCTGATTGCAGACGTTCGCTCACACGTATTGCATCGGACCGATTCTGAAAAAGGTTGGTGA
- a CDS encoding valine--tRNA ligase translates to MSDSQEQQQLSMPTTYDPKAAEQKWYDFWAKGGYFKAGNKPDAEPYTIVIPPPNVTGMLHIGHALDFTLQDILIRTKRMQGYDALWLPGSDHAGIATQTKVEQKLREEEGLSRYDLGREKFLEQVWDWKELYADTIREQWAKMGLSLDYSRERFTLDEGLSKAVREVFVKLYEKGLIYRGKYIINWDPSARTALSDIEVEYKEVQGHLYHLQYQLKDGSGSITVATTRPETMLGDTAVAVHPEDERYQHMIGKMLVLPIVGREIPVIADEYVEKEFGSGAVKITPAHDPNDFEMGLRHNLPQITVMDESGTMNAEAGQYNGLDRADCRKQIVKDLQEQGVLIKIEDHVHQVGHSERSGAVVEPYLSTQWFVKMKPLAERAIEAQKSGTGVNFVPDRFEKIYLHWIENVRDWCISRQLWWGHRIPAWHCQDCGHVNVSTEDIKACSCGSNNLTQDNDVLDTWFSSGLWPFSTLGWPEQTDDLKRFYPTSVLVTGYDIIYFWVARMIFTALEFTDEIPFKDVLIHGLVRDSEGRKMSKSLGNGVDPLEVIEKYGADAMRFMISTSSTPGQDLRFRWERVEQARNFANKIWNASRFALMNLQGFKYEDIDITGELSTADRWILHRLNETSRDITRLIDSYEFGETGRVLYNFIWDDLCDWYIEFAKLSLYGTNETAKKKTQSVLAYVLDRTMRLIHPFMPFISEEIWQHLPHSGETITLAEYPKYDAQLEAPEAVREMSLLMDMIRAVRNIRAEVNVPMSKKVELLVKPTDASALAIIQSNMECVERFCGTSKLEVSMDIAAPNKAMTAIITGAELYLPLAGLIDIEQEIARLEKESEHLNKEVERVEKKLSNQGFMAKAPASVVEEERAKMNDYSEKREKVIARIRELKET, encoded by the coding sequence ATGTCAGACTCACAAGAACAACAACAATTGTCCATGCCGACGACGTACGATCCGAAGGCAGCAGAACAAAAATGGTACGACTTCTGGGCAAAGGGCGGCTACTTTAAAGCAGGCAACAAGCCTGATGCAGAGCCGTACACGATCGTTATTCCACCACCGAACGTTACGGGTATGCTTCATATCGGTCACGCGTTGGACTTTACGCTGCAAGATATTCTGATCCGTACAAAGCGCATGCAAGGCTATGATGCGTTATGGTTGCCAGGTTCAGACCATGCAGGTATTGCGACGCAGACAAAGGTAGAGCAGAAGCTGCGCGAAGAAGAAGGATTGTCTCGTTATGACCTAGGTCGCGAGAAGTTTTTGGAGCAAGTGTGGGATTGGAAAGAGTTGTACGCGGACACGATTCGTGAGCAATGGGCGAAAATGGGTCTCTCCCTCGACTATTCCCGCGAGCGCTTTACGCTCGATGAAGGCTTATCCAAAGCCGTGCGTGAAGTGTTCGTCAAGTTGTACGAGAAAGGTCTTATTTACCGTGGTAAATACATTATTAACTGGGACCCGTCTGCTCGTACAGCGTTGTCTGATATCGAGGTAGAGTACAAAGAAGTACAAGGACACTTGTACCATTTGCAATACCAATTGAAAGACGGAAGCGGCTCGATTACGGTCGCGACTACACGTCCTGAAACGATGCTTGGTGATACGGCTGTTGCTGTTCATCCTGAAGATGAGCGCTACCAGCATATGATCGGCAAAATGCTCGTACTGCCAATCGTAGGCCGTGAAATTCCGGTCATTGCTGACGAATACGTAGAAAAAGAATTCGGTAGTGGTGCGGTTAAGATTACACCTGCCCACGACCCGAACGACTTTGAAATGGGCTTGCGCCACAACTTGCCGCAAATTACGGTTATGGACGAGAGTGGCACGATGAATGCAGAAGCGGGTCAATACAACGGTCTTGACCGTGCGGATTGCCGCAAGCAAATCGTCAAAGATTTGCAGGAGCAGGGCGTGCTTATTAAAATTGAAGACCACGTGCATCAAGTTGGCCACAGTGAGCGCAGCGGCGCAGTCGTTGAGCCTTACTTGTCCACACAGTGGTTCGTTAAAATGAAGCCGCTCGCGGAGCGTGCGATCGAAGCGCAAAAATCGGGCACAGGGGTTAACTTTGTACCTGATCGCTTCGAGAAAATTTATTTGCACTGGATCGAAAATGTACGCGACTGGTGTATTTCCCGTCAACTTTGGTGGGGACACCGCATTCCGGCTTGGCATTGCCAAGATTGCGGACATGTGAACGTATCGACGGAAGATATTAAAGCTTGCTCTTGCGGCAGCAACAACTTGACGCAGGACAATGACGTGCTTGATACGTGGTTCAGCTCGGGCCTATGGCCGTTCTCGACGCTCGGTTGGCCGGAACAGACGGATGATTTGAAACGTTTCTATCCGACAAGCGTACTCGTTACTGGATATGACATCATCTACTTCTGGGTAGCTCGTATGATCTTCACAGCACTTGAATTTACGGACGAAATTCCGTTTAAAGACGTGCTGATTCACGGCCTAGTACGCGACTCTGAAGGCCGCAAAATGTCCAAGTCGCTTGGCAACGGTGTTGATCCGCTTGAAGTTATTGAGAAATATGGCGCGGACGCGATGCGCTTTATGATTTCTACAAGCAGCACGCCAGGTCAAGACTTGCGTTTCCGTTGGGAACGTGTGGAGCAGGCGCGCAACTTTGCGAACAAAATTTGGAACGCATCTCGCTTTGCATTGATGAATTTGCAAGGTTTCAAATACGAAGATATCGACATTACAGGTGAGCTTAGCACAGCGGATCGTTGGATTTTGCACCGCTTAAACGAAACTTCCCGTGACATTACTCGTCTAATTGATTCGTACGAATTTGGCGAGACAGGTCGCGTCTTGTATAACTTTATTTGGGACGATCTGTGTGACTGGTACATTGAGTTTGCGAAATTAAGCTTGTACGGTACAAATGAAACAGCGAAGAAAAAGACACAATCCGTATTGGCTTACGTCTTGGATCGTACAATGCGCTTGATTCATCCATTTATGCCGTTCATCTCCGAAGAGATTTGGCAGCATCTTCCGCACAGTGGCGAGACGATTACGTTGGCTGAATATCCGAAGTACGATGCACAGCTTGAAGCACCAGAGGCTGTTCGCGAAATGTCCTTGTTGATGGATATGATCCGTGCTGTACGTAATATCCGTGCAGAAGTTAACGTGCCAATGAGCAAAAAGGTTGAATTGCTTGTGAAGCCTACAGATGCAAGTGCGCTTGCGATTATTCAGAGCAACATGGAATGCGTGGAACGCTTCTGTGGTACGTCTAAGCTGGAAGTAAGCATGGATATTGCAGCTCCGAATAAAGCGATGACAGCTATCATTACGGGGGCAGAGCTTTACTTGCCGTTGGCAGGTCTAATCGATATCGAGCAAGAGATCGCACGTCTTGAAAAAGAGTCCGAGCACTTGAACAAAGAGGTTGAGCGTGTCGAGAAAAAGCTGTCCAACCAAGGCTTTATGGCTAAAGCGCCAGCAAGCGTTGTTGAGGAAGAGCGTGCTAAAATGAACGACTACAGCGAAAAACGTGAAAAAGTAATCGCGCGTATTCGTGAATTGAAAGAAACGTAA
- a CDS encoding LysM peptidoglycan-binding domain-containing protein: MHDQSNGLRFDIYERVHLSDDVIGIDQLEEVELTPHIQVIPAGDQVTVRGSLLLAGVYVGATEERRSESLEHWIPVEITLPLNRVRSLEDISVDIEHFDIDLLSTRSLNVTGVLSLRGIYMEVAEPTAWEPEQFTVVHQAEASAPGIDPEWIRDYGQQSVDMSYPIGESYSSGHSVEYTPEHIPPSSHLFATELPPVVEPDKQVPAWNWSDSPWLKATVASMHAEPAAQAGHVHNEQETLQSAEHAVEQSELYPSTDPPESCNTVEHGRGWQHEHVQPADDTLCEKAPDTCETAPDNRVEQHDSRNQPQQTVTSWEAWGRATASSDNNASSTSDAHISTSSRTATGDITAEVIAELNRGTARTSNGHAHTNSSTANNEAAARYDETSQGYDDGATPSQLSDEQRRSEHADDYAERLSEYEQGSAVEEQTSAYAVSKPEMKVAIGSVKSSATSTEEQLAYSSLLHTSRQTKEREHLADITAQEYAASQDAARRNSSDRVHWQSLFLNRVSDESAFKKVRMCIVQREDTLDTIADRYQINSREIALYNRLSEASVIEGQVLYIPS, encoded by the coding sequence GTGCATGATCAATCTAATGGCTTACGATTTGACATTTATGAACGCGTGCATTTGTCTGATGACGTAATCGGTATTGATCAATTGGAAGAGGTTGAGCTGACACCGCATATTCAAGTCATTCCTGCTGGTGATCAAGTCACTGTACGCGGCAGTTTGCTGTTAGCGGGCGTCTATGTTGGTGCTACGGAGGAAAGACGGAGCGAGTCGTTAGAACATTGGATTCCTGTGGAAATTACGCTGCCGTTAAATCGTGTTCGGAGCTTGGAGGATATTAGTGTCGATATCGAGCATTTTGACATCGACTTACTATCCACACGCTCGTTAAATGTAACGGGGGTATTGTCGCTTAGAGGTATTTATATGGAAGTTGCAGAACCGACAGCTTGGGAGCCAGAGCAATTTACAGTTGTGCATCAAGCGGAAGCTAGCGCCCCTGGGATCGATCCGGAGTGGATAAGAGACTACGGGCAACAGTCTGTAGACATGAGTTACCCGATCGGTGAGTCGTATAGCTCCGGTCATAGTGTGGAATATACTCCTGAGCATATTCCACCTTCATCCCATTTGTTTGCGACTGAGCTTCCACCTGTTGTGGAGCCAGACAAACAAGTGCCTGCTTGGAATTGGTCAGATAGTCCTTGGTTAAAAGCGACGGTGGCGTCTATGCATGCAGAGCCAGCAGCTCAAGCTGGGCATGTGCATAATGAACAAGAGACGCTACAGTCAGCGGAACATGCAGTGGAGCAATCAGAGCTTTATCCGTCCACTGATCCTCCTGAATCGTGTAACACAGTAGAGCATGGCAGGGGATGGCAGCATGAACATGTGCAGCCTGCGGACGATACACTGTGTGAAAAAGCGCCAGACACATGTGAAACAGCACCAGACAATCGAGTGGAGCAGCACGATAGCCGAAACCAACCACAACAAACGGTAACATCGTGGGAAGCATGGGGACGAGCAACAGCTTCTTCCGATAATAATGCCAGTTCAACTTCTGATGCGCATATTTCTACTTCTAGTCGTACCGCCACTGGAGATATAACCGCAGAAGTAATTGCGGAGTTAAATCGGGGAACAGCTCGTACTTCCAATGGGCATGCGCATACAAACTCCAGTACTGCCAACAATGAAGCAGCGGCTCGGTACGACGAGACTAGTCAAGGATATGATGATGGGGCTACTCCGTCGCAGTTGAGTGATGAGCAGCGACGGAGTGAGCACGCTGATGATTACGCCGAGCGTTTGAGCGAATACGAGCAAGGCTCAGCCGTGGAGGAGCAAACTTCGGCTTACGCTGTAAGCAAGCCTGAAATGAAAGTGGCCATCGGCAGCGTGAAGTCATCAGCGACTTCTACAGAAGAGCAGTTAGCTTACAGCTCGCTGTTGCATACTAGCCGTCAAACGAAGGAACGCGAACATTTGGCGGATATTACTGCGCAAGAGTATGCGGCGTCTCAAGATGCAGCTCGGAGAAATAGTAGTGACCGTGTACACTGGCAGTCCTTATTTTTAAATCGTGTATCCGACGAATCGGCCTTTAAAAAAGTACGTATGTGCATCGTTCAACGTGAGGACACGCTGGATACCATTGCTGACCGATATCAAATTAATTCGCGCGAAATTGCGTTATATAACCGCTTATCGGAGGCGAGTGTGATCGAAGGGCAAGTGCTGTATATCCCATCATAA
- a CDS encoding RluA family pseudouridine synthase, whose protein sequence is MKQHWKRRGEWLELMPGKAVLASDETLHNWLLQQMRMPNHMLRTMLAQDGIRKAGDRLRLHVFKPEACDVEAGDQPAHVLYEDEACLVVYKPAGMPVHASTPAQEAARQTLAHAVACHYAWTGQEARIRHIHRLDVETTGPVLYAKQAFTHAVLDDMMREKDIHRQYAAIVQGTLVPPTGSVDEPIGKDKYVRGRRRVSPTGDKAITHYETLQQGRALSLVRLVLETGRTHQIRVHLSHKGCPLVGDTLYGGDGKLLARQALHGEQLQFTHPISHERITVTAPWPEDLERLRQKI, encoded by the coding sequence ATGAAACAACATTGGAAGCGTAGAGGCGAATGGCTGGAGCTTATGCCAGGCAAAGCAGTGCTAGCAAGCGATGAGACGCTGCACAACTGGTTGCTGCAACAGATGCGCATGCCTAATCATATGCTGCGGACGATGCTAGCTCAAGACGGCATTCGCAAAGCAGGGGATCGGCTACGGCTGCACGTGTTTAAGCCAGAAGCTTGTGACGTCGAAGCGGGCGATCAGCCTGCGCACGTGTTATACGAAGATGAAGCTTGCTTGGTCGTGTATAAGCCAGCGGGGATGCCTGTACATGCGTCAACTCCAGCGCAGGAAGCGGCACGTCAAACACTTGCGCATGCGGTTGCTTGCCATTATGCATGGACAGGTCAGGAAGCGCGCATTCGGCATATTCATCGGCTGGATGTGGAGACGACAGGCCCTGTACTGTATGCGAAGCAGGCGTTTACACATGCTGTACTCGATGACATGATGCGAGAGAAAGATATACATCGGCAATATGCCGCAATCGTACAAGGAACTTTAGTTCCACCTACAGGCTCAGTGGATGAGCCGATCGGGAAGGACAAATATGTTCGTGGACGGAGACGAGTATCACCGACAGGTGACAAGGCGATCACTCATTATGAAACGCTACAGCAAGGCCGAGCTTTGTCACTGGTGCGTCTAGTCCTTGAGACAGGTAGAACGCATCAGATTCGAGTCCATTTGAGCCATAAAGGCTGCCCACTCGTAGGAGATACGTTATACGGAGGAGATGGGAAGCTGTTGGCGCGTCAAGCGCTGCATGGCGAGCAGCTCCAATTTACTCATCCCATTTCACATGAACGAATTACGGTAACCGCACCGTGGCCTGAAGATCTAGAGCGGCTTCGGCAAAAAATATAG
- the hemL gene encoding glutamate-1-semialdehyde 2,1-aminomutase, producing MMEKNISRKDDRSKVAFDEAKQYIPGGVNSPVRAFKSVGLTPVYMERGQGSHVFDIDGNEFIDYVGSWGPLIMGHAHPDVVRAIQETAARGTSFGAPTELETVMAKLVCERVPSVDLVRMVNSGTEATMSALRLARGITKRNKILKFEGSYHGHADSLLIKAGSGVATLGLPDSPGVPDSVAVNTITVPYNDLASVQLAFEKFGEEIACIIVEPIAGNMGVVPPLPGFLEGLRDITTTHGSLLIFDEVMTGFRVHYNCAQGRLGITPDLTCFGKVIGGGLPVGAYGGKREFMEQVAPSGPIYQAGTLSGNPLAMIAGFTTLSLLTPEVYEDLERKSARLEAGLLKNAQELGIATTVNRVGSMVCPFFTDQVVTNYDTARLSDLNRFNQYFKHMLDHGVSVPPSQFEGMFVSAVHSDEDIEKTIEAHYQALKKL from the coding sequence ATGATGGAAAAAAATATTTCCCGCAAAGATGATCGATCCAAAGTAGCTTTTGATGAGGCAAAACAATACATCCCGGGCGGTGTGAATAGCCCAGTACGTGCCTTTAAATCCGTCGGGCTGACGCCGGTCTATATGGAGCGTGGTCAAGGATCACACGTATTTGATATCGATGGTAACGAGTTTATTGACTACGTTGGCTCATGGGGGCCGCTTATTATGGGTCATGCTCATCCTGACGTCGTTCGTGCTATTCAAGAGACAGCTGCTAGAGGTACAAGTTTCGGAGCGCCTACTGAACTAGAAACGGTAATGGCGAAACTCGTGTGCGAACGTGTACCTTCTGTTGACCTTGTTCGTATGGTGAACTCGGGTACAGAGGCGACGATGAGCGCATTGCGACTTGCTCGTGGGATTACGAAACGGAACAAAATTTTGAAATTCGAAGGCTCGTATCACGGGCATGCAGACAGCTTGCTAATTAAAGCTGGCTCTGGTGTGGCAACACTGGGACTGCCAGACAGCCCAGGTGTACCTGATAGTGTAGCTGTCAATACGATTACAGTACCGTATAACGACTTGGCTTCTGTACAGCTAGCGTTTGAAAAGTTCGGTGAAGAGATAGCTTGTATAATTGTTGAACCAATAGCTGGAAACATGGGCGTAGTCCCTCCATTGCCAGGCTTCTTGGAAGGTTTGCGTGACATCACGACAACTCACGGCAGTTTGCTCATTTTTGACGAAGTTATGACGGGCTTCCGTGTCCATTATAATTGTGCACAGGGTCGTTTAGGCATTACGCCGGATCTGACGTGCTTTGGCAAAGTTATTGGCGGAGGATTGCCAGTAGGGGCATACGGCGGCAAGCGTGAATTTATGGAGCAAGTGGCACCGAGCGGCCCGATATATCAAGCGGGCACGTTGAGCGGTAATCCATTGGCGATGATTGCAGGCTTTACGACGTTATCTTTGCTTACACCGGAAGTGTATGAAGATTTAGAACGTAAATCGGCAAGACTAGAAGCCGGATTGTTGAAAAATGCGCAAGAGTTGGGCATTGCAACAACGGTTAACCGCGTAGGATCGATGGTATGTCCGTTCTTTACGGATCAAGTCGTAACGAATTATGATACAGCACGCTTGTCCGACTTGAATCGCTTCAATCAATATTTTAAACATATGTTAGATCACGGTGTGAGTGTGCCGCCTTCACAGTTCGAAGGCATGTTCGTCTCTGCTGTGCATTCGGACGAAGATATTGAAAAGACGATTGAAGCTCATTATCAGGCACTGAAAAAGCTGTAA
- a CDS encoding Crp/Fnr family transcriptional regulator, translating into MVIELLKRVPLFADLTESQLEIVSSITSRQEHPAHTVLFRQGDPGETFCIVVRGSVKVFTSNKLGQQKILDVFQTGDSFGELALIDGKPRSATAETLEETVLWTITSESFHLLLRAHYDIAQKIMIQLCNRLRTTNGHVYDLTFLDAPSRIVKNIVRTAKQHGERQGDKIVIRSAFDAEALSGLAGVHLTVLEQVVRELEQRRILTFGSSEFVLDVSKLFQSPYVQ; encoded by the coding sequence ATGGTGATCGAATTACTCAAACGTGTACCATTGTTCGCTGATTTGACCGAATCACAATTAGAAATTGTTTCATCCATTACGTCGCGACAAGAACATCCCGCACACACCGTGCTGTTCCGACAAGGTGATCCCGGTGAAACATTTTGCATCGTTGTTCGAGGTTCCGTAAAAGTGTTTACGTCGAACAAGCTAGGTCAGCAAAAAATTTTGGACGTCTTCCAAACCGGCGACAGCTTTGGCGAATTGGCGCTGATTGATGGCAAGCCGCGTTCTGCAACAGCCGAGACTTTGGAAGAAACGGTACTCTGGACTATTACATCCGAAAGTTTTCATCTCTTATTGCGAGCGCACTACGATATTGCTCAAAAAATTATGATTCAACTGTGCAATCGTCTCCGGACGACGAACGGCCATGTGTATGATTTAACGTTTTTGGATGCCCCATCGCGCATCGTGAAGAACATTGTTCGTACAGCTAAGCAGCACGGCGAACGTCAGGGCGACAAGATCGTCATCCGCTCAGCGTTTGATGCTGAAGCGTTATCCGGATTAGCTGGCGTTCATTTGACTGTGCTTGAACAAGTCGTGCGCGAATTGGAGCAGCGCCGCATTTTAACTTTCGGCTCGTCAGAGTTTGTACTGGACGTCTCCAAGCTGTTTCAAAGTCCATACGTACAGTAA
- the hemB gene encoding porphobilinogen synthase — MGFPTTRLRRLRSSIGMRNMVRETVLTVNDFIMPIFVTHGTNIKEPISSMPGVYHFSLDRLNDEVDEIVQLGIPAVLLFGVPATKDAIGSSSFDTNGIVQEATRHIKSRHPHLLVIADTCLCQFTDHGHCGLIHVHEKNGHQIGEIDNDASLAYLVKAAVSQAEAGADIIAPSNMMDGFVHAIRTGLDEAGFTNIPIMSYAVKYASSFYGPFREAVSSTPQFGDRKTYQMDPANVREALREAEADVLEGADMLMVKPALSYMDIIRLLKDQFDLPVVAYNVSGEYSMIKAAALQGWIDERAVTLEMLTSMKRAGADIIITYSAKDAARWLAE, encoded by the coding sequence ATGGGATTTCCAACGACACGCTTGCGTCGTTTGCGCAGCTCGATTGGGATGCGTAATATGGTGCGCGAAACGGTGCTTACTGTAAACGATTTTATTATGCCGATATTTGTGACTCACGGCACAAACATAAAAGAACCAATTAGCTCTATGCCTGGCGTATACCATTTCTCACTGGATCGTTTGAATGATGAGGTGGATGAAATTGTTCAACTCGGAATTCCTGCGGTGCTTCTATTTGGCGTACCAGCAACAAAGGATGCGATCGGTAGTTCCTCTTTTGATACAAATGGTATCGTTCAAGAGGCAACACGACACATTAAATCGAGACATCCTCATCTGCTCGTTATTGCGGATACGTGCTTATGTCAGTTTACAGACCATGGGCATTGCGGTTTGATTCATGTTCACGAAAAAAATGGACATCAAATCGGTGAAATTGACAACGATGCTTCTTTAGCTTACTTAGTGAAGGCAGCTGTTTCCCAAGCGGAAGCGGGGGCAGACATTATTGCGCCGTCGAACATGATGGACGGTTTCGTCCATGCGATTCGCACAGGGCTTGATGAGGCTGGTTTCACAAACATTCCGATTATGTCATACGCAGTCAAGTACGCATCGTCCTTCTACGGTCCGTTCCGTGAGGCGGTGAGTTCTACACCGCAATTCGGGGATCGTAAGACGTACCAAATGGACCCTGCCAATGTACGTGAAGCATTGCGTGAGGCGGAAGCTGACGTGCTTGAAGGTGCAGATATGCTCATGGTGAAGCCTGCACTGTCTTATATGGACATTATTCGCTTGCTAAAAGACCAATTCGATCTTCCAGTCGTTGCTTATAACGTTAGCGGTGAGTATTCCATGATTAAAGCAGCTGCGCTGCAAGGCTGGATTGATGAGCGCGCGGTTACGCTGGAAATGCTAACGAGCATGAAGCGTGCAGGGGCGGACATTATTATTACGTACAGCGCTAAAGATGCTGCTCGCTGGCTTGCTGAGTAG